DNA sequence from the Nicotiana tomentosiformis chromosome 3, ASM39032v3, whole genome shotgun sequence genome:
gcttattgttattttgattgggttgcgcgccgcaatagacTGATATGTAGTTATTGCATTTCatttttacttgcaatttccttgattgttttccTGATTTGcatgcatatcttccttatatgctggattgttgactgagttgAATACTTTAAGACAAAAAATTATGAGCACCAAGGTTGTTTTACCTGAGATATCCTTATTTGATTAAATATATGTTCcatacttgttgaatttatgaaCTGTATATGTAATAGTGAGTATCATTTATTGTTCTTTCTTCTTTTACCTCGttgaggttagttaggatacttattgagtaaatggggtcggttgtactcatactacacttctgtaccttacgtgcagattttggagttgatgaTGTTGTGTATGGTGGGAGTTGGCATTGAAGAGCTACCCgcattccagttatggctatcacttgtccttggtagctttagattcaaattctgttcatgtacattccaaacagatgttataattatttcattttaattttgtaaatctaagtcttagtggctcatgacttgtactagcagtccttgggttattgtataagaattcagttatttcattatttatttcctgttaatctcatttggattgtgtttatggataattggcttacctagtaggTTGGATTAGGTGCTAGCacaactagttagattttgggttgttACACATTCCCATAATCAAAAAATATTACatataatcttgtgctacaatcattctGGTGGTTTGTCCAATTTCATCGTAAGATTGTGAACATAAACTTTATAATTTATAAGAATCGATAATTTAATCTTTCCTGTATAAGCTAAACTTTATATACTAagtcatctactatataagtaaaAGGACAAACAGACGAATATATGATCTATTGAAAtcattattaaataaataaaataaatcaatatTCTATAACAAATACTGTTATATTTAAATACATGGTGTTAGTTTGAGTACCCGTATGGATTACTAAAAAACTTTGTTCTTTACCGTGTTCCTTAAGCGTAAAGTAAATAAGCAATAGAATGAATACaacgatttttacgtgaaaaatcacccggctcaaaaggtgcaaaaactacgacctactacgtaggattttcaactccaactccactagaagaatgagccaaaatgtatcaattacaAGAATGTAATTAAATACTCTCCAGTACTCCTACTACTCCTATGTGAttcacaagttactctaacttgtaaagcaaAACACTCGCTCCAACTCACTAATTGTTTGTGACACTTGATTACAAAATAATTTCCTAAAACACATTCACTAGACTGACTCAGAATACAATGCAAGTACTCGACTTGAGTAAACGACTTATGACTCTTTAGTTGATGTGTAAAAGGATAGTTCAGAAGTCCAAAGTCGATCATATTTAAATGCTTCAACTTGAGATCTTCTAGGAGTCCTATTCGTAGACAGCTTCCTCTTTGATAGTACTCCTATTGTTCCAAGGATTCCACAACCTTTGGGACTTTTGTCTCTGACTGAATTATCCATATCTTCTTGTGAAATGACcctttgagataaagttactgtCTTGTACAAACGTACAAGTATCAACATGAGGAGCTGGTCCTTTCTCCTGATGAGACGGTTCTTCAAAACAATTAAGCAGCTATGTTGAAGACTTGGTTCTTTGAATATTTAGTCATACTTTGTTAATTATCAAAACTTTAATACtcaacaaattccccctttttgatgatgacaaactttttACACAGCAGAACCAGGTAATCACATCAACGAACTAGGTAATCACAACAAGTGACAAGTACTATTGACAAACATGAATGTTCACAACCCACAACCTTCCAACCTtctcttcccccttttggcatcatcgaaaacaAAAAAAAGTGTTAGACATTAAGCACAGATAACGTAAGATTCAAGGCCAAACAGGCTACAGCACAAGCTTAAGAAATATCAAGGCAAATAGACTAGCTTGATGATCCAATATAGTACAAAGCAGTAAAGCAAAGCAAGAGGAGACATTAAGTAGTGCCAAAAGAAGCCAGGGCCTTGTCTTCATCATTAGAACAAAATAAACCAATCATATTGCAAGATACTCAGACTACGACAGTAAAAAAAAGATAAGTCATCACTAGAATAGAAAAAGAACTAAGGACACTAGGAAGGAACATGTTTATGGGTGAGAAGAAGAGGGGGTCAAGGCTTTCACAAGAGTGGCAATTTGTTGGGCATGATCCTCCCTATCTCTTCTGAGCTCTTCCCTAAGTTGCTTTGTTTCCTTTCTCAGCTCATTATTGTCTTCACAAAGCTTGACATTCTTTTCAACACCCAACTACAACCTCTTGTTGAGCTCTCCAGCCCTACTGCTCCCAGGTAGAAGAGCAGATCATGTGGGTCCTCTAGCCTTGATCTTTGCATACCCACACTGCTTGAGGGTAACAGCATCCAAAACATCATTGTGGTTTCCAAAGTTAAGCTCAGGTAAGGCAATGTTGAGCTTGTCAAACAACTCAGTCAATATGATACCATAAGGTATAGCATGCTTGGGTTTGGAGGTGTCTGCAGCTCTTGCCATGTTTTGAATCATCAGGGTAGGAAGATTGATAGGTCTACTAGTGTCAAACAGCTCCATCACAGCCATATTCCAGCAGAGTAGCTTCATGTATTCTCTCAGGCCTCTGAAGAATGTAGGAATTGACAAAATGAAACAATAATATGTGGAAGGGAGTCATATCAGTGTTGTACACTTTTTGGGAAGCATCTAGTTCAAACTTCTGGGAGAACTTCCTTGTGACCACAATGCCAGTGTCAACATCATTGTCTATGGCTGGCCACATTTTCTTCAAGTAATTGTCAAATCCCAAGGAAGAGATATTTAGAAGCATCCCCAACTCAACAGCATCAAACTCAATTTCAAAGCCCCCTACCTTACTCTTGACTACCTTCCCATCAAAGTTGAAATTTGCATAGAACTCCACCACAGTAGGAACACATACTGGGGGGAAAGATTTTACAAACATGTGCTTCCACCCCTGTATCTGAAGTTTTTCAACCATCTGAGCCATCCCCATCTCATCAGTGTTCGTAAGAATATTCCCATTTAGCACTTTTCTATTCCTAAATTTTGTGAGTCGATCAGCTGCAGCTGGCACATTCTTTCTTATCTTACCCCTATTGGCCCTTGCAGAAGGGGTACCAGGTTTTATAACTTTGGTACTCTTTCTCTTGGGTGTAGAAGACGTAGCTAGCAAGGCAGATTCAGACTCATCTTCTTCATCTACCTCAAAAATAGGTTCCACAATTGAGACCGTCTTTGGCTTCTTTGCACTTCTAGACTCCTTAATGATTTGCGCATCAACAACATTTCTTTTAATCCTTGTAAGAGGAGTTCTAGTAGGAGGAGCCACTCATTTTCATGTTGAGACTGCTGATAGGGGGTCTTCCTGGGTTTCTTCCGTACCTCAGATAGTGGCACATCATCTTCATCACTACTAACTTCTTCATCGCTAGTGAACGGAGTTAGCAGAGACCCAGGTTCTTGAGCCCTTGTCTCTTCACCAGTTTCTTCTGAAAGGCTTATGATAGTGTTCCCAATGGTCATGGAACCTACAGATTCCTCACTCACATTCCCATATTCTTCCTCACTCTCTTTATCACATCAAaaacccaaaatcaacccaataGTCAAACCTAGCAccgcacctcagaacctgacaaaattcacaaaatccgacaacccattcaattatgagtccaaccatactagtttcactcaaatcagaCTTCGAATCGTTGATTAAAACTCAAGAATtcgctctatgaaactttagtcaAAAAAtgaaaacgaagatagattcatgatataaagtcaaaaatgagtagagaacacttaccccaatccacatgGTAAAGCTTTATTCAagaatcgtctcaatccgagatccatagctccaaatagagtactttataaccACTGGCGAATTATtgaatcgtgatcgcggaaaaaacctcacgatcgcgaagaaggaaagcaTTGCTCCTGAAAAAATGCCCTAtgcgattgcatcagtagacTCGCGATCGCGGTACACCCAACTGACATAACTATGCATTCGCGGAAGCAACCTCACGAACACGAAGATATAACCAACATTGCCCAGCTCAGTCCAAAAAACTACGCGAATGTGTAGATGCAGACACCAATGCGATGAAGACCATTccaactctacgcgaacacggCTAACAGTCGTgaccgcgatgaagaaaatgcccgCTCTAGGTTTCCTCTACCGATTGCACACAAATCTTCACATTGCGAAGACCAATCAAGGCACCAGAAACCAGAACACACCAGCATTGAAAACATGAAGAAACATGGTCTAAAGTCAGTCTGGAACTCAACCGAGCTCTTCGAAACCACGTCCGAACATTCCAaaaagtctcataacataacatggacctactcaaggactcaaatcatgcataacaacatcgaaaagatgaatcgcacctcaaatcaaacttaaatgaactttgaactttcaacttccgaaACTCGCGcgaaaacatatcaaatcaactcggaatggactcaaattttgcacacaagtcccaaataacataacgaacctattctaatTCTCGGAATCACAATCCAAATTCGATATCCTAAAATtaaactcccgatcaaacttatgaactttccaaaccttcgaattccaacttttgccaatttgaGCCGAAACTTTCTAGAGACattcaaatgcaaattcgggcatacgccaaagcccgaaatcatcatccggacctagaggaaccatcaaaactccgttctagtgtcaaattcacaaaagtcaaacttggtcaactcttccaacttaaagcttcaataatgaaattcattcttccaaatcgatttcgaataacctggaaaccaaaaccgacgattcacataagtaaTAATACATCATACGTAACTACTCACGTCCTCAAACTACCAAGtaaagtgcaaatactcaaaacgaccggtcgggtcatcacactgcatccaaagaaaaattgttaCTTTTTTGGGGGGAGGTTGGTTCGTGGCTTTGATTCTTCATTTTGTCTTTGCTCCTTGTCTTGAGGCCTTGTTCGAGTCACCCTAGGTAATGTATGGCTACAATAGAAAatggaatttttgaaaaatacgCATTCGTGATAAATCATTTATATAAAAACGAAGTTGTTCAAAATATTGATGAtgtataaaagaaaataattttgtcGGATCGGAGATTGTGACGTGCTTTGAGACATTTCAACCTACTcaactcggaattttgaggacccttctcaaaattctgccccagtttaaatgcatacttcttgCGATACACTTCTTGGCGATCCTTGGCGTAATAAGATTGACAAACTCATAATCTttccccagtttctgaccatagacgggaatgaaaattttattatgatgtgaccgaacccacagggatGCCTATGTATCCTCTCTTAAACGGGAATCGGGTCAAGCATAGTTCAAGtcacatcaaatagaaagtgaaAACATAGTCTTAAATGTAATATCTCTTtactgcgtctgaattgataggttttggccatatttcTATATCTATTTTTGCAAGTATAAACGCTCCTCCTGTCAATattcggtgaaccatgtaagggcgtTTCCAGTTATGTGAGAATTTCCCTTTTGCTTCATCCTGCCTGCGGGAAGATCCGTTTCAACACCAATTGCCCCGGTCTGAATTGGCTCGATCTAACTTTTTTGTTGAAAGCCtttgccattctattctggtagagtttGTCATGACACACTGCGTTCATCCCCTTACCATTAATGAGAGCCAGCTATTCATACCAGTTCCGTATCCATTCTGTGTCACTGAGCTCGGCCTCTTGTATGATCTTTAAGGAAGGAATCTCCACTTCGGCAGGGATAACGACTTCAGTACCATAGACTAGTAGATACGGGGTTGCCCCAGTTGACGTACGAACTATGGTGCGGTACCCTAGcaaagcaaatggtagcttctTATGCCATTGTTTGTAGTTGTCCACCATCTTCCTCAatattttcttgatgttcttattcgcGGCTTCTACAGCTCCATTCATCTGTGGCATGCATGCTGTAGAATTTcggtgcttgatcttgaatgtttcacacatggttTTCATTAGATCACTATTGAGATTAGCGGCGTtatcagtaatgattgactcaggtactccaaatcgacaaacaatacgatCCCGGACGAAATCTActacgaccttcttagtcacaGCCTTTTAGGAAGCGACTTTAACCCATTTTGTGAATTAATAtatagccaccaaaatgaacATGTGTCTGTTTGAAGCAACGAATTCAATTGGtctgatgacatccatgccccaagtagAGAAGGGCCAGGGTGAACTTGTTGCATTGAAATTTTTGggcggcactcgtatcatatcagcatgtatctggaaTTGGTGGCACTTCTGTACATACTTAATGAAGTCCATCTCCatggtcatccagaaataccctgcccttaatatcttcttTCCAGAACGAACCCATTATGTGAGGTCCGCAGGTTTCGGCGTGTATTTCTTCTAGAaatctagatgcctccttggcatcgacataTTGCAACAATCCCgaatcaggagtccttctatacataattcctccactctgaaagaaatgattggccaatcttcgaagcgtgTGCTTCTGAGTATGTGTAGCATTCTCTAGGTATTCTCCTTCTCCAAGtattccttgatatcatggaaccacggatttccatcaaactcttcttcaatatgagcacaataagctggctgcttaCAAATTTCTATTGGGATaagatcgatgaaattcttgtctggatgttgtatcatggaagacaatgTGGACAATGCATAtgcgaactcattctgaatccttggaacataTTTGAATTCTAtatttgtgaacctcttgatcaactcttgtacacaATGTAAGTATGGTTatattttagtgttcttggtagcccattctcctagtacCTGGTGTACCAATAGATcagaatctccgattaccagcaactcctgaacattcatgtcgACGGCTAATTTGAGTCCCAAGATACATGCCTCATATttcgccatattgttggtgcacgggAACCCGAGCTTTGcagataccggataatgttgaccggTTTTTGATACCAAGACAACCCCAATGCCCACTCCATTAAAGTTTGATGCTCCGTCGAAAAACATCCTCCAACAGTCATATGTTTCAGCAATATCTTCACCTACAAATGACACTTCCTTGTCGGGAAAATACGTACTCAATGATTCATATTCTCCGGCTACAGGGTTCTCTACTAAGTGACTGGTCAATGCTTGCcccttgactgccttctgagtcatATAGaagatgtcgaactcacttagcaatATGTGCCATTTTGCTAATTTACCTGTAGGCATAGGCTTCTtaaagatgtattttagtggatccatcattgatatgagatatgtactatacgcacagaaataatgtcttaacttctgggctatccatgtcaaagcacaataGGTGCGCTCCAGCAAAGAGTACTGGGCCTCGTAaagtgtgaacttcttactcagataatatATTACATGCTCTTTCCTCCCAGTTTCATCATATTGCCCCAGAACGTAGTCGAAGGATCCATCCAACATGGACATATACAGTAGCAAAGGTCTTCCTAGCTCTAGCAGGACCAACACGAGCGGCTTACACAAGTACTACTTGATTTTATGGAAAGCCTTTAGACATTCTTTAATCTAGCTCGTCGCAACATCTTTCCTCAACATTTTTAAGATTAgctcacatatcaccgttgaCTGTGCTATAAAATGTCTAATATAATTGAGGCGTCccaggaaactcatcacatcattcttgttctttggcggtggcaagtcctgaatagatttgatttttgatgggtctagctcaataccaCGGTGGCTGATGATGAAACCTAGCAACTGCCCAGTAGGGACTCCGAAATCACATTTTGCAGCATTCAACTTTAAATTGTATTTTCGCAGTCGGTCGAAGAACTTCCttaggtctgctatgtgatctgaaGTTCTCTTAAATTTGATGATAACATTATACATGTACACCTCTATCTCTTTGTGTATCATATCGTAAAAAAGATtcatcatggccctcatgtaggtggccccagcattcttcaaaccaaatggcaccATTTGGTAACAATATATCCCACATGGTCTGATAAAGGCTATCTTTTCAGCATCCTCTTCGTCCATCCAAATCTGGTGATATCCTgcaaagcaatccacaaaggattggagttcatgcttgccGCAGTTGTTGATCAATA
Encoded proteins:
- the LOC138908298 gene encoding uncharacterized protein; amino-acid sequence: MSMLDGSFDYVLGQYDETGRKEHVIYYLSKKFTLYEAQYSLLERTYCALTWIAQKLRHYFCAYSTYLISMMDPLKYIFKKPMPTGKLAKWHILLSEFDIFYMTQKAVKGQALTSHLVENPVAGEYESLSTYFPDKEVSFVGEDIAETYDCWRMFFDGASNFNGVGIGVVLVSKTGQHYPVSAKLGFPCTNNMAKYEACILGLKLAVDMNVQELLVIGDSDLLVHQNEFAYALSTLSSMIQHPDKNFIDLIPIEICKQPAYCAHIEEEFDGNPWFHDIKEYLEKENT